In Nitrospira sp., a single window of DNA contains:
- a CDS encoding DUF1016 domain-containing protein, whose product MTQPTRHTLYHRIREILDSTLAGVARSVNTAQVCANWLIGREIVEEEQKGKKRARYGEALLKDLSRRLSTDVGKGWSVRNLEYCRAFYLEYPLLLGGRNSNAVRSILSLLSPADDRQISNALRAESWQPGRLHSNLSWTHYRTLLRVDKTDARAFYEIEAIKHAWSARELERQFTSLLYERLALSKDKKGLMKLATKGHVVQHPTDIFKDPVVMEFLGLPESPRLVESQLEEGLINNLQAFLLELGKGFAFVARQERLTLDGDHFYIDLVFYHTVLKCYVLIDLKTGKLMHQDLGQLQLYVNYFDHERRTAGDSPTLGLILCADKNDAVVRYTLGPEQEQKIFASRYKLHLPTEAELKAELRREVRQLSGTTASSSGKKAP is encoded by the coding sequence ATGACGCAACCCACCCGCCACACTCTTTATCACCGGATTCGAGAGATCCTAGATTCTACTCTGGCCGGGGTGGCTCGGTCGGTCAATACAGCGCAGGTCTGCGCCAATTGGCTCATTGGGCGCGAGATCGTGGAGGAAGAGCAGAAGGGAAAGAAACGGGCGCGTTATGGTGAGGCGCTGCTTAAAGACTTGTCCCGGCGTCTGTCCACGGATGTGGGCAAGGGCTGGTCGGTGCGGAATCTCGAATACTGCCGGGCGTTTTATCTGGAATACCCGTTGTTGTTAGGAGGCCGGAATTCGAACGCGGTGCGTTCGATTTTATCGCTTCTCTCGCCAGCCGATGATCGACAGATTTCGAACGCGCTGCGTGCGGAATCATGGCAGCCCGGCCGGCTTCACTCCAATCTGTCGTGGACACACTACCGAACGCTGCTTCGCGTGGACAAGACGGACGCCCGCGCCTTCTACGAGATCGAGGCCATCAAGCATGCCTGGTCGGCTCGCGAACTGGAGCGACAATTCACGAGTTTGCTGTACGAACGATTGGCCCTGAGCAAGGACAAGAAGGGGCTGATGAAGTTGGCAACAAAAGGCCACGTCGTTCAGCATCCTACCGACATCTTTAAGGACCCGGTCGTTATGGAATTCCTCGGTCTGCCGGAATCTCCGCGCCTGGTCGAATCCCAGTTGGAAGAAGGGCTCATCAATAACCTTCAGGCCTTTCTGCTGGAACTAGGCAAAGGGTTCGCCTTTGTCGCCCGCCAGGAGCGGTTGACGTTGGACGGCGACCATTTTTACATCGACCTGGTCTTCTACCACACGGTCCTTAAGTGTTATGTGCTCATCGACTTGAAGACCGGCAAGCTGATGCATCAGGACCTTGGTCAACTGCAACTGTACGTGAACTACTTTGACCACGAACGACGTACAGCGGGCGACAGCCCGACACTGGGATTGATTCTCTGCGCGGACAAGAACGACGCCGTCGTCCGCTATACCCTGGGGCCGGAACAGGAGCAGAAGATCTTTGCGAGCCGGTACAAGCTGCATCTGCCCACGGAGGCGGAGTTGAAGGCAGAGCTGCGCCGGGAAGTCCGGCAGTTGAGCGGCACGACCGCCAGTTCATCGGGAAAGAAGGCTCCATGA
- a CDS encoding DEAD/DEAH box helicase family protein, with translation MNRHVNAIAGRLSLRPPQRQSLEILDRVTEIVPPKKNTDLSTALMAIKSEFPTVTDFERDFPSLCFALATGVGKTRLMGAFISYLHLAYGINHFFVLAPNLTIYNKLIADFTPNTAKYVFTGIAEFATEPPTIITGDNYESGVAARVTSLPGFGQEVHINIFNISKINSEVRGGKAPRIKRLSEYIGQSYFEYLAGLDDLVLIMDESHRYRASAGVRAINELKPVLGLELTATPFVESARGPIPFKNVIYDYPLAKAMADGFVKEPAVVTQKNFNPAQFGAAELEKIKLEDGVRVHENTKVELETYARQTEQRTVKPFMLIIARDTTHAGQLMQLIQSTQFFEGRYRDKVIQVDSSKTGAEEDQMVQRLLAVENPEEPTEIVIHVNMLKEGWDVTNLYTIVPLRAANARTLIEQSIGRGLRLPYGRRTGVSTVDRLNIIAHDRFQEIVDEANKPDSAIRLTQVILDPATDLQKTRTVVAKSRVEEQLHGAFLTGPLGGSAAATSIFSGEVERGIAQAAYKEIQKYENLPSSQYLLKPEIQAKIVEEVKRAALPSQQGLPGMTTTPDIAAVVQKTTQLVVQQTIDIPRILVVPKGEVTTGFDRFTLDCSNIHYQPVERDLLIQHLRTHEQETMSYGGQMQPEQRLEDYVIRGLVDFDDISYDEHADLLYALAGQLVEHLRSYLTTEEEIRNVLIYYQKQLAAFVHAQMQEHQWEKAAGYDVVVSKGFTELKQSAYTAKDGEAVQDFRQTVEDRGRIAQVVFAGFQRCLYSVQKFDSDTERRLAIILDRDSQKWFRPVSGQFQISYKLGVSARDYQPDFVAETADCIYMLEPKAKNEMTSSEVVAKKDAAVIWCNRATTHALSNGGKPWKYILIPHDVIAENMTLAGLVSQFVAV, from the coding sequence ATGAATCGCCACGTCAATGCCATAGCCGGTCGCCTGAGCCTCAGGCCTCCTCAAAGGCAGTCCTTGGAAATCCTGGACCGTGTCACAGAGATTGTCCCGCCCAAGAAGAACACGGATCTGAGTACGGCACTCATGGCGATCAAGAGCGAATTTCCCACCGTCACTGACTTTGAGCGAGATTTCCCGTCCCTCTGCTTCGCGCTCGCGACCGGCGTCGGCAAAACTCGGCTCATGGGCGCCTTTATCAGCTATCTGCATCTGGCCTATGGTATCAACCACTTCTTCGTGCTGGCTCCGAACCTGACCATCTATAACAAACTCATCGCGGACTTTACGCCCAATACAGCAAAGTATGTCTTCACGGGGATTGCAGAATTTGCAACGGAACCGCCAACGATCATCACGGGAGACAACTATGAGTCCGGAGTCGCTGCTCGTGTGACTTCATTGCCGGGATTTGGTCAAGAGGTCCACATCAACATTTTCAATATCTCGAAGATCAACTCGGAAGTACGAGGCGGGAAAGCCCCACGGATCAAACGCCTGTCTGAATATATCGGCCAGAGCTATTTTGAATACCTCGCCGGCCTCGACGATCTGGTTCTGATCATGGACGAGTCGCATCGTTATCGAGCATCGGCCGGTGTGCGAGCGATCAATGAATTGAAGCCCGTCCTTGGGCTTGAACTGACTGCCACGCCGTTCGTGGAGTCGGCAAGAGGTCCTATCCCATTTAAGAACGTGATCTACGACTATCCATTGGCCAAGGCGATGGCGGATGGCTTTGTGAAGGAACCGGCCGTGGTGACGCAGAAGAATTTTAATCCAGCCCAGTTCGGCGCTGCCGAGCTTGAAAAGATCAAGCTTGAAGACGGCGTGCGTGTCCATGAGAACACCAAAGTCGAATTGGAGACCTACGCTCGCCAGACAGAGCAGCGCACCGTGAAGCCGTTCATGCTGATCATCGCCCGTGATACGACCCATGCCGGCCAATTGATGCAGCTCATCCAATCTACTCAGTTCTTCGAGGGACGATACAGAGACAAAGTTATTCAGGTGGATTCCAGCAAGACCGGTGCCGAAGAGGATCAAATGGTTCAGCGGTTGCTCGCAGTGGAAAACCCGGAGGAGCCGACCGAGATCGTCATTCACGTCAACATGTTGAAGGAAGGGTGGGACGTGACGAACCTCTACACGATCGTGCCGCTGCGAGCCGCTAATGCGCGTACCCTCATTGAGCAGTCCATCGGCCGTGGCCTCCGACTTCCTTACGGAAGACGAACCGGCGTGAGTACGGTAGACCGGCTGAATATCATTGCGCATGACCGCTTCCAGGAAATCGTCGATGAGGCGAATAAGCCCGATTCGGCGATTCGGTTGACTCAGGTCATTCTGGACCCGGCCACTGATCTTCAGAAGACCCGCACGGTCGTTGCCAAATCAAGAGTTGAGGAACAGCTGCACGGCGCCTTTCTCACCGGGCCACTCGGAGGATCTGCCGCGGCTACTTCGATATTTTCCGGAGAAGTCGAACGCGGCATTGCGCAGGCGGCATACAAAGAAATCCAGAAATACGAGAACCTTCCTTCTTCTCAGTATCTGCTCAAGCCGGAGATTCAGGCCAAGATCGTCGAGGAGGTCAAGAGAGCAGCGCTGCCGAGTCAGCAAGGGTTACCGGGCATGACGACCACTCCAGACATTGCCGCTGTGGTTCAAAAGACGACGCAGCTTGTGGTGCAGCAGACCATCGATATTCCGCGCATTCTTGTGGTGCCGAAAGGTGAAGTAACCACGGGGTTCGATCGTTTTACACTCGATTGTTCAAACATCCATTACCAACCGGTCGAGCGGGATTTGCTCATTCAGCATCTTCGGACGCATGAACAGGAGACGATGAGTTATGGCGGGCAGATGCAGCCGGAACAACGTTTGGAAGATTATGTGATCCGGGGTCTCGTCGATTTCGACGACATCTCCTACGATGAACATGCGGACCTACTGTATGCCCTGGCGGGTCAGCTCGTAGAGCATCTGCGCTCCTATCTCACGACAGAAGAGGAGATTAGGAACGTCCTGATTTACTATCAAAAGCAGCTCGCCGCCTTTGTTCACGCACAAATGCAAGAACATCAATGGGAGAAAGCCGCTGGCTACGATGTGGTAGTGAGCAAGGGGTTCACTGAGTTAAAACAGAGTGCATACACCGCCAAGGATGGGGAGGCGGTGCAGGACTTTCGCCAGACTGTCGAGGATCGAGGACGAATCGCACAAGTGGTCTTTGCCGGGTTCCAACGATGCCTCTATTCCGTCCAGAAATTCGATTCAGACACAGAACGACGCCTGGCCATTATTCTCGACCGAGACTCACAGAAGTGGTTTCGGCCCGTATCTGGGCAATTCCAGATTTCCTATAAGCTCGGCGTCTCGGCCCGTGATTACCAACCGGATTTCGTGGCGGAAACGGCTGACTGCATCTACATGCTTGAGCCCAAGGCCAAGAATGAAATGACTTCGTCCGAGGTAGTGGCCAAGAAAGATGCCGCTGTTATCTGGTGCAACCGTGCCACGACCCACGCCCTCAGCAACGGCGGAAAACCATGGAAATACATCCTCATTCCCCACGACGTGATTGCGGAAAACATGACGCTGGCTGGGCTGGTAAGTCAATTTGTCGCGGTTTGA
- a CDS encoding flavodoxin family protein, with product MRRRTAEEANFKNPAITVCGINGSPQKTGLCSRLLKRVLDGSREYGARSRRIHLIDHEDTLFRLSHIKTPPKTIRTLLDQIRAEADCLVLATLVHWFGMSTLMKCFIDHL from the coding sequence TTGAGAAGAAGAACCGCAGAAGAAGCCAATTTCAAGAATCCCGCGATTACTGTTTGCGGAATAAACGGTTCCCCGCAAAAAACAGGTCTGTGCTCGCGCCTTCTCAAACGCGTCTTAGATGGTAGTCGGGAGTATGGTGCGCGGTCTCGACGGATCCATCTAATTGATCACGAAGACACATTATTCCGTCTCAGTCACATAAAAACACCACCAAAAACAATTCGTACTTTGCTGGACCAAATTCGTGCCGAGGCCGATTGCTTAGTCCTGGCTACCCTAGTTCATTGGTTCGGGATGAGCACTCTTATGAAATGCTTTATCGATCATCTCTGA
- a CDS encoding TIGR02391 family protein, giving the protein MRILKDQVGDPGNPRNNVLQRGAVIHFERVQGYPREVREQILDALHESWNWLESSGLIAQREGSPHETFFITRRGSQIRTTQDFETFRKGRLLARDLLHLSIAEPVWLLFIRGEYETAVFQAYKEVEVAVRTAADFTAADLGVPLMRKAFHVLTGPLRDPDALEAERQALSDMFAGAIGSYKNPSSHRRVPIGAEEAVEMIMLASHLLRIVDSRRRS; this is encoded by the coding sequence TTGCGAATTCTCAAGGATCAAGTGGGAGATCCTGGGAATCCGAGAAACAATGTATTGCAGAGAGGAGCCGTTATTCATTTCGAGAGGGTGCAAGGTTATCCAAGGGAAGTTCGAGAGCAGATACTGGATGCGCTACATGAGTCCTGGAATTGGCTTGAAAGCAGTGGCTTAATTGCTCAACGTGAAGGTAGTCCGCACGAGACATTTTTTATTACCCGTCGTGGTTCTCAAATAAGGACGACGCAGGATTTTGAAACGTTCAGAAAAGGTAGATTGTTAGCGAGAGACTTATTGCATTTATCGATAGCCGAACCGGTGTGGCTTCTGTTCATTCGAGGAGAATATGAGACCGCTGTTTTTCAGGCTTACAAGGAAGTGGAGGTGGCTGTCCGAACAGCTGCAGATTTCACTGCGGCCGATCTTGGAGTGCCCCTGATGAGGAAAGCATTCCACGTGCTGACTGGCCCTTTGCGAGATCCGGATGCGTTGGAAGCAGAACGGCAAGCCCTATCCGATATGTTTGCGGGAGCCATAGGCTCTTACAAGAATCCAAGCAGTCACCGTCGCGTGCCCATAGGTGCAGAAGAAGCCGTGGAAATGATTATGCTGGCAAGCCATCTTCTCAGAATCGTCGATTCACGGAGAAGAAGTTAA